Proteins encoded by one window of Mustela erminea isolate mMusErm1 chromosome 5, mMusErm1.Pri, whole genome shotgun sequence:
- the CHRM5 gene encoding muscarinic acetylcholine receptor M5, with the protein MEGESYHNTTTVNGTPVSHQPLERHRLWEVITIAAVTAVVSLITIVGNVLVMISFKVNSQLKTVNNYYLLSLACADLIIGIFSMNLYTTYILMGRWVLGSLACDLWLALDYVASNASVMNLLVISFDRYFSITRPLTYRAKRTPKRAAIMIGLAWLISFILWAPAIICWQYLVGERTVPPDECQIQFLSEPTITFGTAIAAFYIPVSVMTILYCRIYRETEKRTKDLADLQGSDSMAEAEPRKPAHKSLLTSCFSCPRPTLAQRERNQASWSSSRRSTSTPGKPSQATGPSTEWAQAEQLTTCSSYPSSEDEDKPATDPVFQVVYKSQAKESPREEFSAEETKETFVKAQAEKNDYDTQKYFLSPGAAHRPKSQKCVAYKFRLVVKADGTQETNNGCHKVKIMPCSFPVSKDPSTKGLDPSLSHQMTKRKRMVLVKERKAAQTLSAILLAFIITWTPYNIMVLVSTFCDKCVPVTLWHLGYWLCYVNSTVNPICYALCNRTFRKTFKMLLLCRWKKKKAEEKLYWQGNSKFP; encoded by the coding sequence ATGGAAGGGGAATCTTACCACAATACAACCACTGTCAATGGCACCCCGGTAAGTCACCAGCCTTTGGAACGCCATAGGTTGTGGGAAGTCATCACTATTGCGGCTGTGACTGCTGTGGTAAGCCTGATCACGATTGTGGGCAACGTCTTAGTCATGATCTCCTTCAAAGTCAATAGTCAGCTGAAGACTGTGAACAACTATTACCTGCTCAGCTTAGCCTGTGCAGATCTCATCATTGGGATCTTCTCCATGAACCTCTATACCACCTACATCCTCATGGGACGCTGGGTGCTTGGCAGTCTGGCTTGTGACCTCTGGCTCGCCCTGGACTACGTGGCTAGCAACGCTTCCGTCATGAACCTTCTGGTGATCAGTTTTGACCGTTACTTTTCTATCACCAGACCTCTGACATATCGGGCCAAACGTACCCCAAAAAGGGCTGCCATCATGATTGGCTTGGCCTGGCTGATCTCCTTCATCCTTTGGGCCCCAGCGATCATCTGCTGGCAGTACCTGGTTGGAGAGCGGACGGTACCACCAGATGAGTGCCAGATCCAGTTTCTGTCCGAGCCCACCATCACCTTCGGCACTGCCATTGCTGCCTTCTACATCCCCGTTTCTGTCATGACGATCCTCTACTGCCGAATctacagggagacagagaagcggACCAAGGACCTGGCTGACCTCCAGGGCTCTGACTCCATGGCGGAAGCAGAGCCAAGAAAGCCGGCTCATAAGTCTCTGCTGACATCCTGCTTTAGCTGCCCTCGTCCCACCCTGGCCCAGAGGGAAAGGAACCAAGCCTCCTGGTCATCCTCTCGCAGGAGCACCTCCACCCCTGGGAAGCCGTCCCAAGCCACGGGCCCAAGCACCGAGTGGGCCCAAGCCGAGCAGCTCACTACCTGTAGCAGCTACCCTTCCTCGGAGGATGAGGACAAGCCTGCCACAGACCCTGTCTTCCAAGTAGTCTATAAGAGTCAGGCCAAGGAAAGCCCGAGGGAAGAATTCAGTGCCGAAGAGACCAAGGAGACGTTTGTGAAAGCTCAAGCTGAAAAAAATGACTATGACACCCAAAAATACTTCTTGTCCCCCGGTGCTGCTCATAGACCCAAGAGTCAGAAATGTGTGGCCTATAAGTTCCGGCTGGTGGTGAAAGCTGATGGGACCCAGGAGACCAACAACGGCTGTCACAAAGTGAAAATCATGCCCTGCTCCTTCCCAGTGTCCAAGGACCCTTCGACGAAAGGCCTGGATCCCAGCCTCAGCCATCAAATGACCAAACGAAAGAGAATGGTCCTCGTCAAGGAGAGGAAAGCAGCCCAGACCTTGAGTGCCATTCTCCTGGCCTTCATCATCACCTGGACCCCTTACAACATCATGGTCCTGGTTTCCACCTTCTGTGACAAGTGTGTCCCGGTCACCCTGTGGCACTTGGGCTACTGGTTGTGCTATGTCAACAGTACCGTCAACCCCATTTGCTATGCCCTCTGCAACAGAACCTTCAGGAAGACCTTTAAGATGCTGCTCCTCTGTcggtggaaaaagaaaaaagcagaggagaAGTTGTACTGGCAAGGGAATAGCAAGTTCCCCTGA